In Hippoglossus stenolepis isolate QCI-W04-F060 chromosome 21, HSTE1.2, whole genome shotgun sequence, one DNA window encodes the following:
- the LOC118100978 gene encoding nucleoside diphosphate kinase A1 has protein sequence MAELKERTFIAIKPDGVQRGIVGDIIKRFEAKGFKLVAMKMVHASKDLLNKHYIDLKDRPFFPTLINYMSSGPVVAMAWEGKGAVKTGRVMLGETNPADSKPGTIRGDFCIDVSKNIIHGSDSVESANKEISLWFTDEELVKYDSCAASWLY, from the exons ATGGCCGAGCTTAAGGAGCGTACCTTTATTGCCATCAAGCCCGATGGTGTGCAGAGGGGCATCGTTGGAGATATCATCAAGAGGTTTGAGGCTAAGGGCTTCAAACTTGTGGCCATGAAGATGGTTCAT GCCTCCAAGGACCTCCTGAACAAGCACTACATCGACCTGAAGGACAGACCTTTCTTCCCTACCCTCATCAACTACATGAGCTCTGGACcagtggttgccatg GCGTGGGAAGGCAAAGGTGCAGTGAAGACAGGCAGGGTGATGCTCGGTGAGACCAACCCTGCTGATTCCAAGCCTGGAACCATCAGAGGAGACTTCTGCATCGATGTCAGCAA gAACATTATCCATGGCAGCGACTCGGTGGAGAGTGCCAACAAGGAGATCTCCCTGTGGTTCACAGATGAAGAGCTGGTCAAGTACGATAGCTGTGCCGCCAGCTGGCTCTACTGA
- the mbtd1 gene encoding MBT domain-containing protein 1 isoform X2 produces the protein MEDARDLAERTPRSERKRRDSFGMFDGYDSCSEESTSSSSSEDSEDEVVPSIPVSLPIIKNNGQVYTYPDGKAGMATCEMCGMVGVRDAFYSKTKRFCSVSCSRSYSSNSKKASILARLQGKPPTKKAKVLQKQPLMAKLAAYAQYQASQQNQAKPKAVVPAEIFDWGRYICSNNTVGAPVSCFKHAPMGTCWGDIEEGVRIEVLNSDTNLSTKVYWIAEIIKLAGFKALLRYEGFDNDTSKDFWCNLCIPEVHPVGWCASSGKPLVPPKSIQHKYSNWKAFLVKRLTGAKTLPPDFNTKVHENTQFPFKKLMRVEVVDKNYLCRTRVALVEQVTGGRLRLVYEESQDGSDDFWCHMYSPLIHHIGWSRSIGHRFKRSDIAKKIEGQVDAPAQFFQKVKDVDQSGDWFKDGMKLEAIDPLNLSAICVATVRKVLADGYLMIGIDGSEAVDGSDWFCYHGASPSIFPAGFCEINNIELTPPRGYTKLPFKWFDYLRESGSIAAPVKLFNKEVPNHGFRPGMKLEAVDLMEPRLVCVATVTRIVHRLLRIHFDGWEDEYDQWVDCKSPDLYPVGWCQLTGYQLQPPASQSNRDMPQSVPKQKKKAQQYKGQKKKSLLRMKEEAAEVDEFTFSQGTSDQESNGSGSYYIKQEP, from the exons ATGGAAGACGCACGGGATCTG GCTGAACGCACCCCACGTTCAGAGCGTAAGCGGAGAGACTCGTTCGGGATGTTTGATGGCTATGACAGCTGCAGTGAAGAgtccaccagcagctccagttCCGAGGACAGTGAGGATGAGGTGGTACCTTCCATCCCTGTCAGCCTGCCCATCATCAAGAACAATGGTCAAGTCTACACTTACCCCGATGGCAAGGCTGGAATGG CCACTTGTGAGATGTGTGGGATGGTCGGAGTACGAGATGCTTTTTACTCCAAAACCAAGCGCTTCTGCAGTGTGTCGTGTTCGAGGAGTTATTCCTCTAATTCCAAAAAAGCTAGCATCTTGGCTCGACTACAG ggcaAACCACCAACGAAAAAGGCAAAAGTCTTACAGAAACAGCCTCTCATGGCAAAATTGGCAGCTTACGCCCAGTACCAAGCCAGTCAACAGAACCAGGCGAAACCAAAAGCAG TGGTCCCAGCAGAGATTTTTGACTGGGGTCGGTACATCTGTAGCAATAACACAGTCGGAGCTCCAGTCAGCTGTTTCAAGCAT GCCCCTATGGGGACATGCTGGGGAGACATAGAAGAAGGTGTTAGGATTGAAGTGCTCAACTCTGACACCAATCTCTCCACCAAGGTATACTGGATAGCAGAAATCATTAAGCTAGCAG GGTTCAAGGCTCTCCTGCGCTATGAGGGTTTTGACAACGACACCAGTAAGGACTTCTGGTGTAATCTCTGTATCCCTGAGGTTCACCCAGTGGGATGGTGCGCCTCAAGTGGAAAACCCCTTGTACCGCCAAAAA GCATACAGCATAAATATTCTAACTGGAAAGCCTTTCTTGTAAAGCGTCTTACTGGAGCTAAAACACTGCCACCTGACTTTAATACCAAG GTACATGAGAACACGCAGTTCCCCTTTAAAAAGCTGATGcgggtggaggtggtggataAAAACTACCTGTGCCGGACGCGGGTGGCGCTGGTGGAGCAGGTCACTGGAGGTCGCCTCAGGCTGGTCTACGAAGAGAGCCAGGACGGCTCTGATGACTTCTGGTGCCACATGTACAGCCCCCTCATCCATCATATAGGCTGGTCGCGAAGCATTGGACACCGCTTCAAACGATCGG atattgcaaagaaaattgAGGGTCAAGTTGATGCTCCTGCTCAGTTCTTCCAGAAG GTAAAAGATGTGGACCAGAGTGGCGACTGGTTCAAAGATGGGATGAAGTTAGAAGCCATTGACCCCCTCAATCTCTCAGCTATATGTGTAGCCACTGTAAGAAAG GTTTTGGCAGACGGGTACCTCATGATCGGGATTGACGGTTCGGAGGCCGTGGACGGATCAGACTGGTTCTGTTACCATGGCGCCTCCCCCTCCATCTTTCCTGCCGGCTTCTGTGAAATCAACAACATTGAACTCACGCCCCCTAGAG GGTATACTAAACTACCATTTAAATGGTTTGACTACCTCAGAGAATCAGGATCAATAGCTGCTCCTGTCAAGCTTTTTAACAAG GAGGTTCCCAATCATGGTTTTCGACCAGGCATGAAGCTAGAGGCTGTTGACCTGATGGAGCCGCGGCTGGTGTGCGTTGCCACAGTGACGAGAATAGTGCACCGGCTACTGAGGATCCACTTTGACGGCTGGGAGGACGAGTATGACCAGTGGGTGGACTGCAAGTCACCTGACCTCTACCCTGTGGGCTGGTGTCAGCTGACAGGCTACCAGCTCCAACCCCCTGCTTCTCAGA GTAACAGAGACATGCCTCAGTCTGTGCCCAAGCAGAAGAAAAAGGCCCAGCAGTACAAAGGCCAAAAGAAAA AGTCTCTCCTGCGCATGAAGGAGGAGGCAGCCGAGGTGGACGAGTTCACCTTCTCACAGGGCACATCCGACCAGGAAAGCAACGGCTCGGGCAGCTACTACATCAAACAGGAGCCCTGA
- the mbtd1 gene encoding MBT domain-containing protein 1 isoform X1: MEDARDLAERTPRSERKRRDSFGMFDGYDSCSEESTSSSSSEDSEDEVVPSIPVSLPIIKNNGQVYTYPDGKAGMATCEMCGMVGVRDAFYSKTKRFCSVSCSRSYSSNSKKASILARLQGKPPTKKAKVLQKQPLMAKLAAYAQYQASQQNQAKPKAVVPAEIFDWGRYICSNNTVGAPVSCFKHAPMGTCWGDIEEGVRIEVLNSDTNLSTKVYWIAEIIKLAGFKALLRYEGFDNDTSKDFWCNLCIPEVHPVGWCASSGKPLVPPKSIQHKYSNWKAFLVKRLTGAKTLPPDFNTKVHENTQFPFKKLMRVEVVDKNYLCRTRVALVEQVTGGRLRLVYEESQDGSDDFWCHMYSPLIHHIGWSRSIGHRFKRSDIAKKIEGQVDAPAQFFQKVKDVDQSGDWFKDGMKLEAIDPLNLSAICVATVRKVLADGYLMIGIDGSEAVDGSDWFCYHGASPSIFPAGFCEINNIELTPPRGYTKLPFKWFDYLRESGSIAAPVKLFNKEVPNHGFRPGMKLEAVDLMEPRLVCVATVTRIVHRLLRIHFDGWEDEYDQWVDCKSPDLYPVGWCQLTGYQLQPPASQSNRDMPQSVPKQKKKAQQYKGQKKKRKIPVGRRPFSQAGRRRSSFSGDEEQSPPPYPAQGPARPRPRTHLHQTHKSESLLRMKEEAAEVDEFTFSQGTSDQESNGSGSYYIKQEP; encoded by the exons ATGGAAGACGCACGGGATCTG GCTGAACGCACCCCACGTTCAGAGCGTAAGCGGAGAGACTCGTTCGGGATGTTTGATGGCTATGACAGCTGCAGTGAAGAgtccaccagcagctccagttCCGAGGACAGTGAGGATGAGGTGGTACCTTCCATCCCTGTCAGCCTGCCCATCATCAAGAACAATGGTCAAGTCTACACTTACCCCGATGGCAAGGCTGGAATGG CCACTTGTGAGATGTGTGGGATGGTCGGAGTACGAGATGCTTTTTACTCCAAAACCAAGCGCTTCTGCAGTGTGTCGTGTTCGAGGAGTTATTCCTCTAATTCCAAAAAAGCTAGCATCTTGGCTCGACTACAG ggcaAACCACCAACGAAAAAGGCAAAAGTCTTACAGAAACAGCCTCTCATGGCAAAATTGGCAGCTTACGCCCAGTACCAAGCCAGTCAACAGAACCAGGCGAAACCAAAAGCAG TGGTCCCAGCAGAGATTTTTGACTGGGGTCGGTACATCTGTAGCAATAACACAGTCGGAGCTCCAGTCAGCTGTTTCAAGCAT GCCCCTATGGGGACATGCTGGGGAGACATAGAAGAAGGTGTTAGGATTGAAGTGCTCAACTCTGACACCAATCTCTCCACCAAGGTATACTGGATAGCAGAAATCATTAAGCTAGCAG GGTTCAAGGCTCTCCTGCGCTATGAGGGTTTTGACAACGACACCAGTAAGGACTTCTGGTGTAATCTCTGTATCCCTGAGGTTCACCCAGTGGGATGGTGCGCCTCAAGTGGAAAACCCCTTGTACCGCCAAAAA GCATACAGCATAAATATTCTAACTGGAAAGCCTTTCTTGTAAAGCGTCTTACTGGAGCTAAAACACTGCCACCTGACTTTAATACCAAG GTACATGAGAACACGCAGTTCCCCTTTAAAAAGCTGATGcgggtggaggtggtggataAAAACTACCTGTGCCGGACGCGGGTGGCGCTGGTGGAGCAGGTCACTGGAGGTCGCCTCAGGCTGGTCTACGAAGAGAGCCAGGACGGCTCTGATGACTTCTGGTGCCACATGTACAGCCCCCTCATCCATCATATAGGCTGGTCGCGAAGCATTGGACACCGCTTCAAACGATCGG atattgcaaagaaaattgAGGGTCAAGTTGATGCTCCTGCTCAGTTCTTCCAGAAG GTAAAAGATGTGGACCAGAGTGGCGACTGGTTCAAAGATGGGATGAAGTTAGAAGCCATTGACCCCCTCAATCTCTCAGCTATATGTGTAGCCACTGTAAGAAAG GTTTTGGCAGACGGGTACCTCATGATCGGGATTGACGGTTCGGAGGCCGTGGACGGATCAGACTGGTTCTGTTACCATGGCGCCTCCCCCTCCATCTTTCCTGCCGGCTTCTGTGAAATCAACAACATTGAACTCACGCCCCCTAGAG GGTATACTAAACTACCATTTAAATGGTTTGACTACCTCAGAGAATCAGGATCAATAGCTGCTCCTGTCAAGCTTTTTAACAAG GAGGTTCCCAATCATGGTTTTCGACCAGGCATGAAGCTAGAGGCTGTTGACCTGATGGAGCCGCGGCTGGTGTGCGTTGCCACAGTGACGAGAATAGTGCACCGGCTACTGAGGATCCACTTTGACGGCTGGGAGGACGAGTATGACCAGTGGGTGGACTGCAAGTCACCTGACCTCTACCCTGTGGGCTGGTGTCAGCTGACAGGCTACCAGCTCCAACCCCCTGCTTCTCAGA GTAACAGAGACATGCCTCAGTCTGTGCCCAAGCAGAAGAAAAAGGCCCAGCAGTACAAAGGCCAAAAGAAAA AGAGGAAGATTCCGGTTGGTCGACGGCCCTTCAGTCaggcaggcaggaggaggagcagcttctCAGGGGACGAAGAGCAGAGTCCGCCCCCTTACCCTGCCCAGGGGCCAGCTCGGCCCCGGCCCCGAACCCACCTCCACCAAACCCACAAATCAG AGTCTCTCCTGCGCATGAAGGAGGAGGCAGCCGAGGTGGACGAGTTCACCTTCTCACAGGGCACATCCGACCAGGAAAGCAACGGCTCGGGCAGCTACTACATCAAACAGGAGCCCTGA